The following coding sequences are from one Pelmatolapia mariae isolate MD_Pm_ZW linkage group LG4, Pm_UMD_F_2, whole genome shotgun sequence window:
- the LOC134625278 gene encoding piggyBac transposable element-derived protein 4-like yields the protein MATMASDDEAAPELLESEDEGESGAESFLTEDELAYDEELDPAEDYDDQQDGHTEPCTSGKEDANHSAYCEEDGSSLSVTRGQKRKRSPHPTATSWKTENDPDICPPPNRFIPARPPGHQLNSNNKHMPLDLFKLFLSNEAISTLCENTNKQAAKNIGKGKKYSWADLDVPEFLNYVGLTFFFSLVKLDNIRDYWKKNTIFSVPFPADVMSQDRYRVISWNIHMSDPEKDLENDRQKGTPQYDHLFRLNPLMETIKHACKTFYHPRQNLLIDERTIVRKNHAGMIQKGAAKPNKLGFKLFVLSDSSNGYILDFAVYTGKSRFESGTGLAYDSVMTLIKSAHLGSGYNLFLDSFYTSPKLFKDLLSLNVGACGTYRDNRRGCPTTHSNALTKKDPKGTLRWIREPPVVYVKWKDFCEVSICSTVHQAFSGHTMERRVKSEDGKSTVRSIPCPTPVMEYNKYMGGADMLEQLTQSYSVHHKTSRWYRVLFLHFLEVAATNSFLLHKELCREKHEEPMTHRAFLEELTAQLCGVTVAVPPTKGPSGHLPVPISNQPDASKRASYGRRTCVQCRLIKKEYQSTPWKCRECDVALCLIADRNCFEAWHD from the exons GAGTCTGGCGCAGAAAGTTTCCTCACGGAGGACGAACTAGCTTACGATGAGGAGCTCGATCCAGCGGAAGA TTATGATGATCAACAGGATGGGCACACAGAGCCTTGCACCTCTGGCAAAGAAGATGCCAACCACTCTGCTTATTGTGAAGAAGACGGTTCTTCACTCAGTGTAACGAGAggccagaaaagaaaaagatctcCACATCCGACAGCCACATCCTGGAAAACAGAGAACGATCCAGACATTTGTCCGCCGCCTAACAGGTTCATCCCAGCCCGACCACCTGGACATCAGTTGAATTCAAACAACAAACACATGCCGCTGGACCTCTTCAAGCTGTTTCTCAGCAATGAAGCCATTTCAACTCTTTGTgagaacacaaacaaacaagcagccAAAAACATTGGAAAAGGCAAAAAGTATTCATGGGCTGACCTCGACGTCCCAGAGTTCCTAAATTATGTCGGACTCACTTTCTTCTTTTCACTGGTGAAACTGGATAACATCCGTGACtactggaaaaagaacacaatATTCAGTGTGCCGTTTCCGGCTGACGTCATGTCACAGGACAGGTATCGGGTGATATCTTGGAACATCCACATGAGTGATCCCGAGAAAGATCTTGAGAATGACAGGCAGAAGGGAACGCCGCAATACGACCATCTGTTTCGATTGAACCCCCTAATGGAGACCATCAAACACGCCTGCAAGACGTTTTACCACCCCAGGCAGAACCTTCTGATTGATGAGAGGACAATAGTGAGGAAGAACCATGCTGGAATGATTCAGAAAGGGGCAGCAAAACCAAACAAGTTGGGTTTCAAACTCTTTGTTCTGTCTGACAGCAGCAACGGTTACATCTTGGACTTTGCTGTATACACTGGAAAGTCACGGTTTGAGTCAGGCACTGGGCTTGCGTACGACTCTGTTATGACCCTGATAAAGTCTGCACACCTGGGGAGTGGTTATAACCTGTTTCTGGACAGTTTCTACACCAGTCCAAAACTCTTTAAAGACCTGCTGAGCCTCAATGTTGGAGCGTGTGGAACATACAGAGACAACAGGAGAGGCTGCCCAACCACACATTCAAATGCTCTGACAAAAAAGGATCCCAAAGGCACCCTGAGGTGGATCCGTGAACCCCCTGTAGTTTATGTGAAGTGGAAGGACTTCTGTGAGGTCAGCATCTGCTCAACAGTCCACCAGGCATTCTCTGGACACACTatggagaggagagtgaaaaGTGAGGATGGCAAGTCGACCGTCAGATCCATTCCATGCCCAACACCTGTCATGGAATATAACAAGTACATGGGAGGTGCTGATATGTTAGAACAGTTGACACAGTCCTACTCTGTACACCACAAAACATCACGCTGGTACCGTGTACTGTTCTTACACTTCCTGGAGGTTGCAGCCACCAACAGCTTCCTGCTTCACAAGGAGCTCTGCAGAGAGAAACACGAGGAACCCATGACTCACAGGGCCTTCCTGGAGGAGCTGACTGCCCAGCTGTGTGGCGTAACAGTTGCCGTCCCCCCTACCAAGGGCCCGAGTGGCCACCTCCCCGTGCCGATCTCCAACCAACCCGATGCAAGCAAGAGGGCCTCATATGGACGAAGGACCTGCGTGCAGTGCCGGCTGATAAAGAAGGAATATCAGTCTACCCCCTGGAAGTGTAGGGAGTGCGATGTGGCCCTGTGTCTTATTGCAGACAGGAACTGCTTCGAGGCGTGGCACGATTAA
- the foxred2 gene encoding FAD-dependent oxidoreductase domain-containing protein 2 produces the protein MDPSLPSVILFILIGYVLSFIDNRHHNVTRRYDYCVLGAGPAGLQMGYFLSKARRNYVILERNSGPGSFFNKYPRHRKLISINKIYTGRGNREFNLRHDWNSLLSDKPDLLFKRVSNEFYPPADAFPQYLSLFVGELGLRVQYGVDVGRIRAVQSAAGRHYILTDQHASDYTCSVLLVATGLWVPHTVDFVGADLVEGYESISTNPEDYKDQAVLILGKGNSAFETAQSILGRASRVHMLSSSPVRLAWQTHYVGDLRAVNNELIDTYQLKSLDGLAEARLEKIVIAQQKEEGERRLGLKKKDKRRQLYLTLNKYMHSRNSFDATQEELPGHHIDNFPMRKPYDRVIRCLGFRFNFSIFDSSACPPNSENAKGRLPALTPWYEGKNTPGLFVLGTASHSRDYRSSAGGFVHGFRYTARAVHRLLEHRYHRNPWPSTQLLTTQLQSWILRRVDEASGPYQMFEVLGDVILLRGSHCEYLEEFPLQALPQLSSLSGHEVSMHGLIVVVMQYGKKKIDYLGRSRAETEWTNAWKSNFLHPVLYYYKTLPSVEEMKLRPNGWPLPRPQAIHHIVEDFLTEWDAPISHIQPLRRFLEHCLQTDLRAFYAESCFRLSLTHRTPPLFCQQGYLKQQGIPRNSQLRQRVHDAGLTHTEQDVGTSDADSTFPNYLVPAGASVSSGLKLDL, from the exons ATGGATCCGAGCCTTCCTTCGGTCATCCTTTTCATCCTGATTGGCTATGTTTTAAGCTTTATTGATAACCGCCACCACAATGTCACCCGCCGGTACGACTACTGCGTGCTTGGAGCCGGCCCCGCAGGACTGCAGATGGGATATTTCCTCTCCAAGGCCAGGAGAAACTATGTCATCTTGGAGAGGAACTCGGGACCCGGCAGCTTCTTCAACAA GTATCCCAGGCACAGGAAGCTCATCAGCATCAATAAGATCTACACGGGAAGGGGGAACCGAGAGTTCAACCTGCGCCACGACTGGAACTCGCTGCTGAGCGATAAACCTGACCTCCTCTTCAAGAGGGTCAGCAATGAGTTTTACCCGCCTGCTGACGCCTTCCCTCAGTACCTGTCCTTGTTTGTGGGGGAGCTAGGGTTGAGGGTACAGTATGGTGTTGATGTCGGGAGGATCAGGGCAGTGCAGTCTGCGGCGGGAAGACACTACATACTGACTGACCAACATGCGTCAGACTACACGTGCAG CGTCCTCCTGGTAGCCACAGGCCTGTGGGTTCCTCACACGGTGGACTTTGTCGGTGCAGACCTGGTTGAGGGCTATGAGTCCATCTCCACTAACCCTGAGGACTACAAGGACCAGGCCGTGCTCATTCTGGGAAAGGGAAACTCTGCGTTTGAAACAGCCCAGAGCATCTTAGGAAGAGCGAGTCGGGTGCACATGCTCAGTTCCAGCCCTGTTCGCCTTGCGTGGCAAACGCATTATGTGGGAGATCTCAG AGCTGTGAATAATGAGCTGATAGACACATATCAGCTGAAGTCCCTCGATGGGCTGGCGGAGGCACGTCTGGAGAAGATCGTTATCGCTCAACAAAAGGAGGAAGGCGAGAGGAGACTGGGTTTAAAGAAGAAAGATAAAAGGAGACAGCTGTATCTCACGTTAAATAAGTACATGCACAGTAGGAACAGTTTTGATGCGACACAGGAAGAACTGCCGGGGCATCACATCGACAACTTCCCCATGCGAAAACCCTACGATCGAGTCATCCGATGCCTCGGATTCCGGTTCAACTTCAGCATATTTGACAG CTCCGCCTGCCCACCGAACAGTGAAAATGCCAAAGGGAGGTTGCCTGCGTTGACGCCCTGGTACGAAGGGAAGAACACCCCGGGTTTGTTCGTGCTGGGAACTGCATCTCACTCCAGAGACTATCGCTCATCTGCTGGCGGCTTTGTGCATGGATTCCGTTACACAG CACGAGCTGTACATCGTTTACTTGAACACCGTTACCACAGGAACCCGTGGCCATCAACACAACTGTTGACAACACAGTTGCAGTCGTGGATTCTGAGGCGGGTCGACGAGGCCTCGGGGCCATACCAGATGTTTGAGGTGCTTGGAGATGTCATACTTCTTCGAGG GTCTCACTGTGAATACTTGGAAGAGTTTCCACTCCAGGCCCTGCCTCAGCTCTCCTCTCTTTCTGGCCACGAGGTCTCCATGCATGGACTCATAGTTGTTGTCATGCAATATGGGAAGAAGAAAATAGACTATCTGGGGCGCAGCAGGGCAGAAACAGAGTGGACTAATGCTTGGAAATCCAACTTTCTTCACCCTGTTTTATACTACTATAAAACACTACCTTCTG tggAAGAAATGAAGCTACGTCCCAACGGCTGGCCTTTACCGCGGCCCCAAGCCATTCATCACATAGTGGAGGACTTCCTCACAGAATGGGATGCTCCAATATCTCACATCCAGCCACTGCGACGCTTCCTGGAGCACTGTCTCCAGACTGACCTCAGGGCCTTCTATGCAG AATCCTGCTTCCGCTTATCCCTCACCCACCGCACGCCACCGCTGTTTTGCCAGCAGGGATACCTGAAGCAGCAGGGGATCCCTCGCAACAGCCAGCTGCGACAGCGCGTTCATGACGCAGGACTGACGCACACCGAGCAAGACGTAGGCACATCCGATGCTGACTCGACATTTCCAAATTACCTGGTACCAGCTGGAGCATCCGTATCTTCAGGACTGAAACTTGACTTATGA